TGACCGGCTTAACCCAGGACGCCAAGCGCACCGTCATCAAATTTATTATAGAAGCTTACTACCTGACTGATGATGAAAAGAAGATAGCATGCGAGATCATACGTGACGCAGGTGGAGACTTCGTTAAAACATCGACAGGCACCGCTGCGGGCGGAGCGACGATAGAAGATATACGTCTGATCCGAAATGTGGTCGGGTCCGATATCGGCGTCAAGGCCGCGGGCGGCATCCGCACCACAGCGCAGGCAATGGAAATGCTGGATGCGGGCGCAAGCAGGATAGGCACATCCAGCGCAGCCGCTGTCATTGATGGATACGTGCCGGAGGACTATCTGGAAAGCGCCGGACGAAGGCGCAGCAGTTGAGTGATCTGCAGTTAACCTCCAGGTAAGATACCTGGAGGTATAAAATGGAGAGGCCGTGACCGAGAAGCAATCAAAATGGGCTGAAAATGACTACGCCGACCAATCGTTTGATGAGATGGACCTCTCCGAGACCAATTTCGTGCGGTGCACGTTTGTCCACTGCCGATTTGTCGATACGCGTCTGAGCGAAGCCAAGATGACCGGGTGCCGGTTTGAGGAGTGCGATTTCTCGCGCGCCAGGCTGAATGCCTCGACCTTTTCAGATTGCTCGTTCGCAGGCTGCACGTTTACTAATGCCGACTTCTTCATGTCCATCTTCGAAAACTGCAGCATGCTCGGCTCCACGTTCGCGGATGCAAAGCTGAGTGGAATCACAATCACTGGCGGAAACTGGTCGTGGGTGAGTCTGCGCTTTCAGGATTTGCATGGTCTTGACCTGCACGGCATTAATCTCACGGAGGCTGACCTCTACAGCACAGACCTCACAAAGACAGACCTTCGAGATGCAGACCTCACCAGAGCCAACCTGAACAAGGCCAAATTAGAAGAGGCCGACTTGCGCGGCGCAGCCATATCAGGTGTCAACCTGCTCGACGCAAACATAAAGGGCACTCGGATGGATATAGCCCAGGCGGTCCATTTTGCAAGGTGCCACGGGGCGAATGTCGAGTGATCTTGGAGAATAAGTAAATGAAATACGACTTCAATGCACAGATAAAACTACTGGAAGGTAAAATAAAGTGGAGTGTTATATACTTTCCACACCCGGCGCAGGAACATTTTGGGACCAACGGAAGGGTTAATGTAAAGGCTGTTGTGGATGGTCATGAGTTTGATACTACTCTGCTGCCTTCACGCAATGGGCATTATCTCATTTATAACTCAGGTATGAAGAAGGCTGTAGGTAAAAAATTGGGCGATAATGTCCGGGTAATGCTTGAGAGATGTGAGCAAAAGCGTGAGGTCACAATCCCTGACTATATTTCAGTTGCCTTGAAAGAACACTCTGCATTTGACAGTTTTCTGAAGATGCCGGACTATATGAAACGTGAGGAAATAAGCAAAATCGAATCTGCGCAGCATGATGAGACAAAATCAAAACGTTTGCACACACTGATTGCAAAACTTACTGATAAACGTCCTGCACCATAACTCAGATGGGCTGTCAACTCATACTCAATTTCGTCGACGACTAACCTTTACATTCTCGTTATTGGCATGGTGTGCATATTGCAAGCCCGTTCGGGTTATGGTATACTTTTTATGGTCGTCGGGGTGTGGCTCAGCTTGGTAGAGCGCTCGGTTCGGGACTGAGAGGTCGGAGGTTCAAATCCTCTCACCCCGACCATAAACCCTCTTGCTCATAGACGTATGGGCGAGAGGGTTTTACTTTTTTTGCATAAAAACAAACAAAAGCCGGGCACAGTGGCATTACAGACACTTGCGCCCGGCATTGTCATGATGTCGTGATGAGGTATCTAAAGGGGAGTAAAGATAACCTCACCTAAACATCTTTTGTAAAAAAACCGGTATCTGGTTTCCTGGTACAAATACCGGGTGCGGCCTATGCAGCCACCCTCCTTTCACTCGATTTGCCGACATGCTCCTCATGTTTAGAGAAGCTGTCGATATCCTTCAATGTAAGCACCTTGTCGAGATCCACCAAGATCACCAGACGGTTCTCCTGCTGACCCACCCCGCGCAGATAATCGGCTTCTATCGACGATATCACCGATAGTGGAGGCTGGACGGCCCCGGCGGGAAGCATAAGTGTCTCGACTACGGCATCTACAATCATACCTATCATTTGACCACCGGCCTCAACCACCATAATTCTGGACGCCTTGGTCTGTTCACCCGGGGGCAGGCCAAATCGTTTCCTTAAGTTGATCACGGGAATAATACTGCCCCTGAGATTAATAACTCCGTCAACATACTCCGACGCCATTGGAATAGTTGTGATCTCCTGCATTCGGATAATCGTGCTTACTGTGCTGATATCAACTCCATAGCACTCACCTGCCAGTTCGAATACTACTAACTCCTCACATTCGTCGGCTGCAACATATGTCTCTTCGCTAATCATGCTTGTCTCCTATTTACGCAGCTTTCTGATGTCGCGTTGAAGCCACACGCCCGGAAATATCCTGCAGTGAGCCTGTGCTGGGACTATCGTCTAGTTTGAACTGTGAGACCAGCGACTGCAGTTCGCGAGCCATACCGGCGAGTTCTTCGGCGGATGCATTGAGTTCCTCCGCTGCCGTATTCTGTTCTTCGGTAGCAGCCGACACCTCTTCAGCAGATGCTGCGTTCTGCTCGCTCAAAGCGGCAACTTGCTCAATCTGATGAACGACTTCGGCCGATGACGCACTCATCTCCTGGGCGGCGGCAGTAGTTTGCTGGGTCACTGACGACACATTCTCGATGGCTTTCACAATATCGGCGCTGGAACCGCTGACATGCTGAGTGTCCACAGAAATCTGATGTATTTCCGAAACAATTCCCGCCACAGCATTCTGAATATCCTTTAAGACCTCACCTGCATGACCGGCGAGTTCGGTTCCCTCGGCCACTTCCTTGCTGCTATCGTTCATTGCTTCAACAGCAGACTTTGTCATATCCTGAATATTACTGATAAGATCGGCGATCTCACCAGTGGCTTTTGATGATCTCTCCGCAAGCTTTCTCACCTCGTCCGCCACGACAGCAAATCCTTTACCATGCTCACCAGCTCTAGCCGCTTCGATAGCAGCATTAAGAGCAAGCAGGTTTGTCTGCTCAGCTATGTCGTCAATTGTCTCAACGATTGTGCCGATCTGCTGCGAACTGTCGCCGAGTTGGCGGACCATTTCGGCAACCTTTTCAGTAGCTTCCCTGATCCTCTCCATGCCGCCGACTGTTTCGGCTACCTCTTTGCCGCCGGTTATCGCAATATCACTTACATGCTTGCCATTGACTGCAGACTCCTGTGATAGATTTGCGACTTCCTCTATAGATGCACTGATCTGCTGAACGAGCCCGACCGTATTCTCAACGTACTTGGCCTGAGACTGAGCGCCGGATGCAACCTCATCAATGGCACGACCAAGTTGTTGCATCGCATCTGAGCTTGATTGTGCTGTTTGTGACTGCTCCTGGCTGCCTGTAGCCACCTGCCCAACAGTATCCATTATCTGCTGGGTGCCTTGTGTGACATCTTTTGAAATGGCGGATAATTCATGCGAAGATGAAGCCACAATCTCCGCACTGTGCTTGACATTTCCGACAACGCTGCGCAACTCCTCTATCATCCTCTGAAAACTTGCGAACAATAAGCCAATCTCATCCTGTGAAGCACTCTTCAAATTTAGCCTAAGGTCTCCACCAGCTACTCTTTCTGCAGCTTCAGCAATCTCACTGACTGGCCTGGAAATACCGGATGATATAAGCAAGCCAAGCCCAATAGCCGCGATAATGCCTACAGTCATCAGCACAAACACAATCTCTAAAACACCTTTGGCGGTAGAGCTGTTTGAGACGGATGTTTGATGCGCCTGAGATATTTTCATATTGAGCATATCATCAATGGCTTCGCGCTCTTGCTTTGTTGCAATAGCTGCAGGGCCATTGATAATTCGAATAGCTTCGGCGTTCTTGCCCTGAAGCGCATACTCAATGATTTTGTCTCTAGAAGGAGCAAATGCTCGCCGCGCCCGCTGAAAACGGCCAAAATTATCCCTCATCTTATCGGTGAAAATGGTCTTGCCATATTCATCGCTAAGATCATTGATCCTGGCTGTAAGGTCGCGAATTTTGCTTGCACACTTAGTGCGCTCCTCAAGATTGCCGGCCATCACCATATTTCGCAGATCCATATGAATTTCATAAAAAGTAATTGCCATATTGCTGAGTTGAGAAATCGGCGCCGTCATATGAACATACATCTTCTTGTCCTCGTCAGCAACTTTTCTAATGCCTGATATGCCCACAAATCCGATAACACCGGCAATCAACGCTACCAGAACAAAACCCGATAACAATTTGGTCCTAATCTTAAGATTACAAAATCGCATAACTTATTTCTCCCTATAAATTGAGACACATGGTCATATTTGTCAAATGACTGCGTCCACTCAACTATGGCTCTGTATTCGGCTGTTATTTCTATCATCGGAAACATAAATCGATAATTGTTTAACGGTATTCCGTGAATTTGCAAGAAACATGCTGCCGGAAACATAATAAAGAGGCTGTGAACATCCAAAGATCATGCTGGATGGGTGCAAGAGGCTGCAAACCAATCAGCGCCGCACTGATCAATCGTTAACACTATAACTACATACAACAACAGAATATGAGGCCATAACCATGCAGACAAAGATGACCGCGCAAACTAAGATATCCGTTTATGTGATTGATAAATATCCGATTATAAACTGGGCTATAAGAGAATACCTCTCACAACACAATCGATTTTCAGTTCTTGGTTTCGCTGCGTCTGCCGATGAAGCCATGGCTTCAATAAAACTGAAGAAACCTGATGTGGTGGTTGGTACACCGCAAATAACTCTGAAAAATCTAGAGGCAATCACTAACATTGTAAGATTGGGCGCGCAGGTAATAGCATACTGCGATGTCATGACAAAAGACATGATAGAGGCGTTTTGGGATGCGGGAGGCCTCGGAGTTGTTACTATATTATCGCCTCTGGATGATCTGGAAAAGGCTATAGAGTCTGTAGCATGCGGAAAAAAGTGGATAGCCCCCTCATTACGTGCTTCTTTTACGATAGAATCAGATCAAGAAGAAGCATCGCTTACAAACAGAGAGCGCGAAATTGTTGCGCTGGTCGCTCAAGGGCTCAGCAGCAGAGTAATAGCAGACAGGCTGTTTATAAGCGTCAACACAGTTGAAAGCCATAGAAAACGTATATTCAAAAAGCTGAATGTGCACACCTGTGCGCAGTTGGTTCGCTACGCTGTCAAAGAGAAGTTGATATTAGAACCCCGGTAAGCATTACAACCCACCCCAGGCATCCAATCCACAATCCTCTTGCATACACTAAACATCAACGCTATTATTAACATCATGAAGCCTGAGAGCAAGACAGCACTCATAGCGATCTGCTTCGCGCTGGGGATATTGGCAGCGGCCTGTATGCACCCCATCATATGGACTTCTATCGCGTTTCTTACAGTAATCGGGCTTTACATATTCGCAAAGACATTATCGCGCGAGAGTGTGCTTATAGCCGCGACTGTATTTGTCATAGGCGCGGCTTATTACCAATTGAACACGCAAATCCCCGACGATGACATATCCCGCTATGTGTTTCGAGCAAGAGCGTTTGAGGGTGTGGTCGCGTCAGACCCGGAGACGAGTGAGGACAAAATACGTTTGATCTGCCGCGTTAAACGTGTCCAGATACACTGCGAATGGCGTTACGCAAGTGGACTTGTCATGCTAAACCTCTACCCCGGCAAAGACGGAAATGCGCCAAAACTCGAATACGGCGACCGCGTCAGGATCAGCGCCGTCCCCTACCCGCCCAGAGACCCGACCAACCCCGGACAGTTCTCGTGGCGGCAGTATCTGGCAAGGCAAAACATATACTCCTGCGCATATGCAAGTGCATCCCAAGTGCGAATACTCAACGGCGCATCGGGTAATATATTCGTGTCGGCTGCGCTCAGGGCAAAGCATTACATCGTAAAGAGCATATACCGAATCACACCCGAACGCGAGGCATCCGTGATCGCAGGTATGGTGCTGGGCACATACTCATACCTGCCGCGGCAGACACTCGCCAACTTCGGCAAGACAGGCACCATGCATTTACTTGCGGCATCCGGCTTCAATTGTTACATAATCCTGCTGCTTGCCACGCCCCTGCTCAGGCGCATCAAGATAATGCCTAAGGGGCGCAACATAATTATTATTATTCTGGTGATAGCATACTTGTTTATGGTCGGGCCGAAGCCGTCGCTGGTCCGCGCATCGCTGATCGCAATTTTCTATATGCTCGCGCCGCTCTTTAAGAAGACACCTAATATCAGGGTTCTGTTCTTTGCAACCGGGCTTGTTGTGCTTGCGATCAATCCGTCGTATCTCTTCGATGTCGGTTTTCAGCTCTCGTTTCTTGCGGTGTGGGCGCTGATATCAATCGCGCCTGTGGTCGAATCACTCCTTGCGCACGCCGGTCTCGTTCCGGCAAAGTGTAAGAATCAAGCAAGTCGACCAGCCTGGCTGCGTAAGATATCGACAGAAATCGCTGGGGCAGGTATCGCCACGCTGAGCGTCACGGTCTTTACTGCACCGGTGATCGCATATTACTTCAACTATTTCTCACTCGTCTCTCTACCCGCGAACATGGCTCTTGCGCTTGGTGTTCCACTTGTATTTGCCGCCGGAATGCTGGCACCTGTCTTCGCGCCAATACCTATTATCGGAGGGCTGGTCGGGTGGTTGGGCACGATTGTGACAAAGGGGATGCTGGCTGTAGTCGACTATCTCGGGTCGTGGGATCACAGCTCGATCGCAGTCTCCTCGCCGGGGCTCCTGGCAATCGCGGGATACTATCTGATATTATATGTGGCGTTGAGTTATGTGAGGTCCGACATTGAGAAGTGATAAAAGGCTCCTGATAATCATTGTCGCCGTATTGGCAGCAGTCGGCATATGGGCGAGCGCGCTGCTGCCCAGCGGGAAAACACTGGATGTCACGGTGATGGATGTCGGCGAAGGGCTGTGCGTGGTCATGCGTACGCCTTCGGACAAAGTTATGGTAATGGACTGCGGGACCGGCAGTTGGCGCAAGAGCGACACTGTCGGCGAAAGCGTTGTGGTGCCTTATCTACACAGGATGGGCAAGAATGCGATAGATGTGGCCGTGTTGAGCCATCCGCACTCAGATCATGTCAGCGGCTATGCGGGTCTGCTAAAAGCCGTACCGGCAAAAGTAGTCATGGACATCGGGGCAAAGCATGCGTCGCCTTTCTACAAACGCTTCCTAAGGCAGGTCAAGATGAGCGGGGCGACTTATCGAATCGCCAAGCGCGGGCAGAAGATCGAGATGGGCGACGGCGTTACAGTCCAGGTCCTAAGCCCCGATCCCGAGATGCACTACAGCGACCTAAACAACAACTCGATCGTGCTGAGGATTGTATACAAAAAGGCGGCAATACTCCTCGCGGCGGATGCAGAGGAAGAGGCCGAGCAGGATATTCTTGACTCAGGTATGTCCGTTCGAGCGCAGGTGCTGCAGGTGGGCCATCACGGCTCAAAAGCTGCATCGTCCGCACAGTGGCTGGCCGCGGTAAAGCCAGCAATCGCCATTATCTCCTGCGGACGCCATAACAACTACGGTCACCCCTCATCACAGGCCATCGACAGGCTGGAATCGTGCGGAGCGCGAGTATACCGCACGGACAGATGCGGAGCCGTCACAATTGCCACCGACGGCAGCGTTATTCAGGCAAAAACCTGCGCATCTATCCGGTAAACTTTACGTTTTTGCATCCCTCACTCTTGTCTTGAAGCGTAATACAGCCATAATTACCATTGTAGACCGTGCTGGCAATATCAGAGGAGACTGTCTTAATGGAACTTGTCGACATCTCAAAAATAGCACCCGCTGCCGATCAGCCAAGGAAAACATTCGATCAGGGCTCTCTGCTCGAACTGGCAATGTCCATTCGAGAGCGTGGTGTGCTTGAGCCTATCGTAGTACGTCCGGTAGGGCCGGATAAATATGAAATAGTGATGGGAGAACGCCGCTGGCGTGCGTCGCAGTTGGCCGGATTAACTCAGATACCGGCTGTAATACGCGAACTCAATGATGAGGACGCCAGCACTGACGCCCTTTTAGAGAACTTCCAGCGCGAGGATTTGAACCCGGTCGAGCGGGCCAGGGCGATTAAGAAATTGCTGGAGTTTATGCCGTGGGAGAAGTGCTTGAAGACACTAGGTGTGGCCGACTCCACCATGCGCAGATACCTGGACCTGCTGGAGCTTCCAGAATGCATTCTCGATGAGCTTCTGGCAAAGCCGAAAGACGGCGAGGGTGAATTCCTGGAGGGACACGCTTACGCCATAAAGCAGCTCAATGACAACCAGAAAGTACAGATCAGGCTCGCGAAAAAAGTAAGAGCCGAGCGCCTCTCGGTGGAAGAACTTAAGAAGATAATAGGCGCCATCAACGAAGTGCCTTCGAAGACCGAGGCTTTCCTGCGCGTTCCATTAAATGTGACAGAGGAGATTCTGCGCGGCGTCGCCAGGCAGGAAAGAAAGAAAGCCGCATATCGGCCAAAGACGGCTCAGTCTCACCTCAAGCTGATTCAAAAGGCATGCACCGGAGTGCTGGACCTGCTCGACGACCGCGTGTCGCAATACCTCTCGCCGACAGAGATGAACCAGATGCTCAGCGCAACGGCGGACCTCGCCGAGCAGCTTGTTAAATTCAATAAGACCATGCGCGAGTCTCTGCAAAAGACGGACCGCCAGTTCAAGGAAGTCTATATCCACTGCCCGCTGTGCGGCAGAATAGAGCTTATCGGCAGCATACGATGCAGTGTGTGCTGGAGTGTTTTAAGACGGTGCCTTGACTGCGAAAACTACGATCAGAGCTATCAGAAATGCACAAGAAGCGGCTACGCTATCTACATGTCCGACGCGGAAAGCCCGGACGAGCAGTCACACTCATATAAGTGTGAAGATTACACCCCACGATTCGATGTAGAAGCTGCGGCATAATTAAGTTATGGGTTATGGGTTGTGAGTTGAGAGTTGCGAATGACGATACGCTTACTTGTCAGGCTCTACGCTCGCATAACCCATAACTCGTAACCCACAACTCGTAACCCACAACTCGTAACTCCCTTAACATACGCTTAACTCTCGCGTAACGGCGCCGAAACATTGATTGCCCTATACTATAGTTCAGTATTTCTCTTTCGCCGGTTTTCCTGCTCCTACAGTAAGCGAGAAAATCGGCGAAAAAAGGCAGCAGACAATTGATGGGTAAGGATCTCCGAATCCGGCTATTCGAGCAAATGTTGCGGGGTTCGGAGACCACAATTCGGCATTAAGGTGACGATTCGGAGATCGTCACCTATCAGGCGTTCACATTTTTGTAATTCGCGCGTTAGCCCTGATGTCACCCCTAAAGGCGCTGGACATGACAACAGATCAAATATATAATGGTTCAGGTGGAGCAACAAAGCTCCTGAAAATGACTATGCCCAGAATCCTTGTTCTTGGAAAGAATGAACGCGATTTATCATCCATTGCCGCCTCGGTCGCGGGACTGAGTCATTTCGTTACGTCAGCGTGGGATGTTGACTCGCTGTCGAATGCCGTCGCAAACGGCAGCCCCGAGATCGTGATACTGGATATGCGCAGTGGTGAAAATGCTCTGCCATATGCCAAAGACCTTGTTGCCAACTATGATCAGGTGGCTGAAGCTCCCAGGATGGCAGTGATCGAGAACATAGACGCCAAAGAACTGCAGTCCAGATATCTGGATGATTTCATTCTCTACCCCTATGAAGCATCTGAACTCGCTCTGCGTATTGCGCGATTGCTCGCAAAAGGCCAAAGTGCAAAAGAAGGCAAACAAATTACCGCCGACGGCCTTGTGATCGACACGGAGAGCTTTGAGGTCACCGTCGAAGGCAGGCAGCTTGCATTGACTTTCAAGGAGTTCGAGCTTTTAAGGTTCCTGGCAGCCCATCCGGGCCGCGTTCATACCCGCGAAGCGCTTTTGAACCAGGTCTGGGGATATGAATACTTTGGCGGGCTGCGCACAGTAGACGTGCACGTCAGACGAATCCGCGCAAAACTCGGGATCAAGCACGATAACCTCATTCAGACTGTCCATGGGGTCGGGTATAAGTTCGTTACTTGATAGAGAGTTTAACATCATTTCGCGGGAACTCACGCTAATGGAGGGGTTGCGCCCTCACCCTGACCCTCTCCCCCAGGAGAGGGAATGTGTGTGGTGACTGGTTTGGGCTCTAAGCTCTCCACTCTCCACTTTTAGCTATCCCAAGGGAGGCATAAACATGGCCGACAGAGGCAAAGAATGGGTTCTTAAAGCATGCCAGGACAAGGGTGTCGAATTTATACGGATGTGGTTTACGGACATTCTTGGCCAGATGAAGAGTTTCGCGATCACCATCGAGGAGCTTGAAGGCGCGCTCGATGAAGGAATGGGGTTCGACGGCTCGTCTATCACCGGGTATCAGGACATACAAGAGAGCGACATGATCGCAATGCCCGATCCGTCCACATTTACTCTCCTGCCATGGCGGCCGTCGGAGAAGTCGGTCGCGAAAATGTTCTGCGATGTCATGACCCCCGAAGGCGAGCCTTATGTGGGAGACCCCCGCTTCATTCTCAAGAGAACAATGAAAAAAGCCGCGGCCATGGGCTTTTCGTTCTATGTCGGCCCCGAGCTGGAATATTTCTACTTCAAGAACAGCTCCGGCACCGAGATCCTCGATGAAGGGGGCTACTTCGACCTTACACCGCTTGACGTTGCCTCATCACTCAGGCGCGACACTATTCTTGTGCTGAAAGAAATGGGAATTGGGGTCGAATACAGTCATCACGAAGTCGCCCCGAGCCAGCATGAGATCGACCTGCGCTATGCCGACGCCCTGACCATGGCTGATTCGGCGATGACCTACAGGCTGGTAGTCAAAGAAATTGCGCATGAGCATGGGGTCTACGCAACTTTCATGCCCAAACCGATATTCGGGACAAACGGCAGCGGCATGCATACGCATCAGTCGCTTTTTACCGGCAGCAACAATGCATTCTTCGATGCCAACGATCCGAACCATCTCTCCGACATCGCCAAAAGCTATATTGCGGGGCTCCTCAAGCATGCAAAAGAGATATCGCTGATACTGGCGCAGTGGGTCAACTCATACAAGCGGCTGGTGCCCGGTTATGAAGCGCCGGTATATATCGCGTGGTCGCAGCAAAACAGGTCCGCATTGGTCCGCGTGCCCCTATACAAACCGGGCAAGGAGGTGGCTACCCGTGCCGAACTCAGGTGCCCAGATCCTGCATGCAACCCTTATCTGGCCTTTGCCGTAATGCTTGCAGCCGGGCTTAAAGGAATTGAAGGTAAATACGAACTGCCGCCCGAGATGACCGACAACCTCTATGAGCTTACTGAAGAAGAACGCAAAGAGCGCGGGATCGAGAGCCTGCCGGGAAGCCTTGGAGAGGCTATCGCCGCTGCAGAAAACAGCGAACTGGTAAGGGAAACACTGGGCGACCATGCTTTCGAGCGGCTGATCTGGAACAAAAAGCAGGAATGGGCTGAGTTCAGAAGCCAGGTGACACAGTGGGAACTCAATAAGTATCTGCCTGTGCTCTAATAGACCTGTTATTTTAGTGACTTCAACCCAGGATTCCAGATATTGCTGTCACGCTCAGTTTCAAAAGCTTTTTTGCTCAACCATTTCACATGACCGTCGACATATGATGCGGCAGTTCCGCCGAGATGAATATCGCTGGGCTGATTAGCATCGCCTATGTTTGGATTACGCCAGCAGAAACAGCCATCGTCAATATATTTACGGCCCTCATGGATCAGCAGCAGAACCTTGGTAGGACGCGGGATTGTATCCAAAACAGGTGGCTCATAAATATCATTAGGACCAAGCAGCCAGTTCATAGTATAAGATATTGCGTAATCTTTTAGCGCCACTGTCATGTCGGTTTGAGTAACTCGATTAGGCGCGATGCCTGCATCCGATGGACATTTGTATACAGCAGTATTTCTTACATACTTGAAAAGAGAGCCACGTCGAGGATAAACCTTGTTATAGGCACCAGCTACACAATTGACCCAGTCCACTTGCGATGGAATCCACCCAAAAAACGAACAAGGCAGCCTGCCTCCATTATCATCTGCATACATCCTCATGCCGTTGGAAAGGGTCTTCAAGTTGAACATACAGCTTGTCAGACGCCCCTTGTCCTTAGCATTTGTCAATACGGGGAACAAAACAGCAGCAAGGATCGCAATTATTGCAATTACCACAAGCAATTCGACCAACGTGAAACCCGCACAAATTTTCTTTTGCGCAAACATAACAGCCTACCTCTTTTTATATGTAACTGAACAATTTATTGCTGATTTACGCCTGTCCAACGCTCACTTTCGCTCATTATTCTATCATTTTCGCACATGCGCAGTTTACCTTATATTATGGCATTCAGTCAATACCCTTTGTATGAGCTGTGTATGAGCTGATATCAAATCCTCAATATTTTATGGCGCCGGCAGAATAAGTAGGTTATACTATAGATGGCACATCATAATTACCGGCATATTATATGGCTGACAGCGACATTCGAGCAAGATCACACATGCAAAAACTCTTTCGGGATGGCGACTTGCCTGTTCTCATCTCGTGGAGCACATATGTACCAGAGGCGCATTATCATTCGGAGGTCGAATTCTCCATTGCGCTGAGGGGCAATGGCAGGTATTTTGTAAAAGACACCGCCT
The nucleotide sequence above comes from Armatimonadota bacterium. Encoded proteins:
- a CDS encoding ParB/RepB/Spo0J family partition protein, producing MELVDISKIAPAADQPRKTFDQGSLLELAMSIRERGVLEPIVVRPVGPDKYEIVMGERRWRASQLAGLTQIPAVIRELNDEDASTDALLENFQREDLNPVERARAIKKLLEFMPWEKCLKTLGVADSTMRRYLDLLELPECILDELLAKPKDGEGEFLEGHAYAIKQLNDNQKVQIRLAKKVRAERLSVEELKKIIGAINEVPSKTEAFLRVPLNVTEEILRGVARQERKKAAYRPKTAQSHLKLIQKACTGVLDLLDDRVSQYLSPTEMNQMLSATADLAEQLVKFNKTMRESLQKTDRQFKEVYIHCPLCGRIELIGSIRCSVCWSVLRRCLDCENYDQSYQKCTRSGYAIYMSDAESPDEQSHSYKCEDYTPRFDVEAAA
- a CDS encoding prepilin-type N-terminal cleavage/methylation domain-containing protein, coding for MFAQKKICAGFTLVELLVVIAIIAILAAVLFPVLTNAKDKGRLTSCMFNLKTLSNGMRMYADDNGGRLPCSFFGWIPSQVDWVNCVAGAYNKVYPRRGSLFKYVRNTAVYKCPSDAGIAPNRVTQTDMTVALKDYAISYTMNWLLGPNDIYEPPVLDTIPRPTKVLLLIHEGRKYIDDGCFCWRNPNIGDANQPSDIHLGGTAASYVDGHVKWLSKKAFETERDSNIWNPGLKSLK
- a CDS encoding winged helix-turn-helix domain-containing protein, with the translated sequence MTTDQIYNGSGGATKLLKMTMPRILVLGKNERDLSSIAASVAGLSHFVTSAWDVDSLSNAVANGSPEIVILDMRSGENALPYAKDLVANYDQVAEAPRMAVIENIDAKELQSRYLDDFILYPYEASELALRIARLLAKGQSAKEGKQITADGLVIDTESFEVTVEGRQLALTFKEFELLRFLAAHPGRVHTREALLNQVWGYEYFGGLRTVDVHVRRIRAKLGIKHDNLIQTVHGVGYKFVT
- a CDS encoding glutamine synthetase family protein codes for the protein MADRGKEWVLKACQDKGVEFIRMWFTDILGQMKSFAITIEELEGALDEGMGFDGSSITGYQDIQESDMIAMPDPSTFTLLPWRPSEKSVAKMFCDVMTPEGEPYVGDPRFILKRTMKKAAAMGFSFYVGPELEYFYFKNSSGTEILDEGGYFDLTPLDVASSLRRDTILVLKEMGIGVEYSHHEVAPSQHEIDLRYADALTMADSAMTYRLVVKEIAHEHGVYATFMPKPIFGTNGSGMHTHQSLFTGSNNAFFDANDPNHLSDIAKSYIAGLLKHAKEISLILAQWVNSYKRLVPGYEAPVYIAWSQQNRSALVRVPLYKPGKEVATRAELRCPDPACNPYLAFAVMLAAGLKGIEGKYELPPEMTDNLYELTEEERKERGIESLPGSLGEAIAAAENSELVRETLGDHAFERLIWNKKQEWAEFRSQVTQWELNKYLPVL